One genomic region from Haloprofundus salinisoli encodes:
- a CDS encoding ArnT family glycosyltransferase, translating to MTQPMGDADDSGVVSGLRQFPPSAVAGLFSRADARYVSPVLLAGVAVYFLYLTVNAYPGYGAGLYNLMGEQIAANGYRPPEWIPYYTVDGVPFAYPPLMFYVIAVIRDVTGVGPFTLARFFPGLVTIAYLVPTYLLARDVLASRSAASAVGLLVALNPKVLQWHITAGGVVRAPAFLFAVSGIYAGYRLYTAVETTGYERRWIAVASLCFGLTLLTHPTYTLFFVGSFVILWLTLDRSLAGFLRGGVVAAGGFALATPWLLWNVSTHGLSVFTAASGTHGGIGGGFAVTPWLAVPLVLAAALFLARRPFLGVWTVAAALLFQQARFVAFVGTFAVIALALAPVRTAVVEWVPQPNRRTLAAVAIAATLVGGLGVVGYSMTVAEPSIAPAFVDDDDVAAMEWASEETPEDATFVVVGDAAEWFPDVSKRTMVVGLWGVEWEGSETYAEQVRLYRTVSTCDSADCVSETLSETDVTPDYLYVPKGTYIVRGKRTAGGDELVDSLMFADGYEPAYENDGVVVFRVVSTESS from the coding sequence ATGACACAGCCGATGGGTGACGCCGACGATTCGGGCGTCGTCTCCGGACTCCGGCAGTTCCCACCGAGCGCCGTCGCAGGGCTGTTCTCTCGCGCGGACGCTCGCTACGTCTCGCCCGTCCTCTTGGCCGGTGTCGCCGTCTACTTTCTCTACCTGACGGTCAACGCCTACCCGGGCTACGGTGCCGGCCTCTACAACCTGATGGGCGAACAGATCGCGGCCAACGGCTACCGGCCGCCGGAGTGGATTCCGTACTACACCGTCGACGGGGTACCGTTCGCGTATCCGCCGCTGATGTTCTACGTCATCGCCGTGATACGCGACGTGACCGGCGTCGGCCCGTTCACGTTGGCGCGGTTCTTCCCCGGACTCGTGACCATTGCGTATCTGGTGCCGACGTACCTGCTCGCGCGCGACGTGCTCGCCTCGCGCTCGGCGGCGTCGGCCGTCGGACTCCTCGTCGCGCTCAACCCGAAGGTGCTCCAGTGGCACATCACCGCCGGCGGGGTCGTCCGCGCACCCGCGTTCCTATTTGCCGTCTCCGGCATTTACGCTGGATACCGACTCTACACCGCCGTCGAGACGACGGGCTACGAGCGCCGATGGATCGCCGTCGCCTCGCTCTGCTTCGGCCTGACGCTCCTGACGCATCCGACGTACACGCTGTTTTTCGTCGGCAGTTTCGTCATCCTGTGGCTCACGCTCGACCGGTCGCTCGCGGGCTTCCTCCGGGGCGGCGTCGTTGCCGCCGGCGGGTTCGCGCTGGCGACGCCGTGGCTTCTGTGGAACGTTTCGACGCACGGCCTCAGCGTGTTCACCGCCGCCTCCGGAACGCATGGCGGCATCGGCGGCGGGTTCGCGGTCACTCCGTGGCTCGCCGTGCCGCTCGTGTTGGCCGCGGCGCTATTTCTCGCCCGGCGGCCGTTCCTCGGCGTGTGGACCGTGGCGGCGGCGCTGCTGTTCCAGCAGGCGCGGTTCGTCGCCTTCGTCGGGACGTTCGCCGTCATTGCGCTGGCGCTCGCACCTGTTCGCACCGCGGTCGTCGAGTGGGTCCCTCAGCCGAACCGCCGGACGCTCGCGGCCGTCGCCATCGCCGCGACGCTGGTCGGCGGCCTCGGCGTCGTCGGCTACTCGATGACCGTCGCCGAACCCTCCATCGCCCCCGCCTTCGTCGACGACGACGACGTGGCCGCGATGGAGTGGGCCAGCGAGGAGACGCCCGAGGACGCGACGTTCGTCGTCGTCGGCGACGCCGCCGAGTGGTTCCCCGACGTCAGCAAGCGGACGATGGTCGTCGGACTGTGGGGCGTCGAGTGGGAGGGTTCGGAGACGTACGCCGAGCAGGTGCGGTTGTACCGGACGGTGTCGACCTGTGACTCCGCCGACTGCGTCTCCGAGACGCTGAGCGAGACGGACGTGACGCCCGACTACCTCTACGTCCCGAAGGGGACGTACATCGTCCGCGGAAAGCGGACCGCCGGCGGCGACGAACTCGTCGATTCGCTGATGTTCGCCGACGGCTACGAACCGGCGTACGAGAACGACGGCGTCGTCGTCTTCCGCGTGGTGTCGACGGAGTCGTCATAA
- a CDS encoding ABC transporter ATP-binding protein yields the protein MFRLFSAYGQRDRWLFAVGLVASLFSRLVALVPPLVLGIAIDALFTPGTETAYRLPVVPDESLPATPEAQLWLSLGLIVGASFLTVGLSWTQGVSLSLYSNRVQHAIRTDTYATMQRLDAAFFDDKQTGEVMSILNSDVRNLREFLGTTLSGAVQLVVSAFGIGAVLFWLNAQLAAVTLVAMPVLMVFTVAFMRTIRPRYRALRASVGALNTRLENNLSGIEVIKTSNTEAYEDGRIEDASWDYYLKTWAVAKLEYFYQPGMELAANVAFAATFAIGGYWLVSGSPGPLGGEALQVGEFVTFLFMTQRFVDPLAGAGRIVNSYENARASGERIFGLTDLPVTVSDRDDAVDLGPVEGRIEYDTVSFAYEEGRPVLSDVSFVAEPGETIALVGPTGAGKSTAAKLLLRLYDVTEGAVRLDGVDVRDATLDSLRRAVGYVSQDVYLFDGTVRENLTYGAFDATEAEMVAAAKAAEAHEFVSELPDGYDTRIGERGIKLSGGQRQRLSIARAMLQDPDVLVLDEATSAVDTETELLIQRALTRLTENRTTLVIAHRLSTIRRADQILVLEGGRVVERGTHDELVSIGGLYATLWGVQAGEFDRIDDAAVARLVREGAGD from the coding sequence ATGTTTCGACTCTTTTCGGCTTACGGGCAGAGAGACCGCTGGCTGTTCGCCGTCGGTCTCGTCGCCAGTCTGTTCAGCCGACTCGTCGCGCTCGTTCCCCCACTGGTGCTCGGTATCGCCATCGACGCTCTGTTCACTCCCGGCACCGAGACGGCGTATCGACTCCCCGTCGTCCCCGACGAATCGCTGCCGGCGACGCCCGAAGCCCAACTGTGGCTCTCGCTCGGGCTCATCGTCGGCGCGTCGTTTCTCACCGTTGGGCTCTCGTGGACCCAGGGCGTCTCGCTGTCGCTGTACTCGAACCGCGTCCAGCACGCTATCCGGACCGACACGTACGCGACGATGCAACGGCTCGACGCGGCCTTCTTCGACGACAAGCAGACCGGCGAGGTGATGAGCATCCTCAACAGTGACGTGCGAAACCTTCGGGAGTTCCTCGGGACGACGCTCAGCGGCGCGGTCCAACTCGTCGTCTCCGCGTTCGGCATCGGCGCGGTGCTGTTCTGGCTCAACGCGCAGTTGGCGGCCGTCACGCTCGTCGCGATGCCCGTTCTAATGGTGTTCACCGTCGCGTTCATGCGGACGATTCGACCGCGCTACCGCGCGTTACGGGCGAGCGTCGGCGCACTCAACACGAGGTTGGAGAACAACCTCTCGGGCATCGAGGTCATCAAGACCTCCAACACCGAGGCGTACGAGGACGGCCGCATCGAGGACGCCTCGTGGGACTACTACCTGAAGACATGGGCGGTCGCCAAACTGGAGTACTTCTACCAACCGGGGATGGAACTGGCCGCCAACGTCGCGTTCGCGGCGACGTTCGCCATCGGCGGCTACTGGCTTGTCAGCGGCTCGCCCGGCCCGCTCGGCGGTGAGGCGCTGCAGGTCGGCGAGTTCGTCACGTTCCTCTTCATGACTCAGCGGTTCGTCGACCCGCTGGCGGGCGCGGGCCGCATCGTCAACTCCTACGAGAACGCCCGCGCCTCCGGCGAGCGCATCTTCGGGCTGACCGACCTCCCGGTCACCGTCTCGGACCGCGACGACGCCGTCGACCTCGGCCCCGTCGAGGGAAGAATCGAGTACGACACGGTTTCGTTCGCCTACGAGGAGGGCAGACCCGTCCTCTCGGACGTGAGCTTCGTCGCCGAACCCGGCGAGACCATCGCGCTGGTCGGGCCGACGGGTGCGGGAAAGTCGACGGCCGCGAAGTTGCTGCTCCGACTATATGACGTGACCGAGGGTGCGGTCCGTCTCGACGGCGTCGACGTACGCGACGCGACGCTCGACAGCCTCCGTCGCGCCGTCGGCTACGTCAGCCAAGACGTCTACCTGTTCGACGGCACCGTGCGCGAGAACCTGACCTACGGCGCGTTCGACGCGACGGAGGCGGAGATGGTCGCGGCCGCGAAAGCCGCCGAGGCTCACGAGTTCGTTTCGGAACTGCCGGACGGCTACGACACCCGCATCGGCGAACGCGGCATCAAACTCTCGGGCGGGCAGCGCCAGCGCCTCTCCATCGCCCGCGCGATGCTGCAGGACCCGGACGTGCTCGTGTTGGACGAGGCTACGTCGGCCGTCGACACCGAGACCGAACTCCTCATCCAGCGGGCGCTGACCCGCCTGACCGAAAACCGGACGACGCTCGTCATCGCGCACCGCCTCTCGACGATCCGCCGAGCCGACCAGATTCTCGTCCTCGAAGGCGGGCGCGTCGTCGAACGTGGCACCCACGACGAACTCGTCTCCATTGGCGGTCTGTACGCGACGCTGTGGGGCGTACAAGCGGGCGAGTTCGACCGAATCGACGACGCGGCCGTCGCGCGGTTGGTGCGCGAGGGTGCAGGCGACTAG
- a CDS encoding DUF7500 family protein, protein MDSEDDDRRQSDARRSAPISRGVLEPADLDIEADDHVRKRGEHSFVVTSDDDGTNQTKTSVTDEDGPRFEVELTASVDGRVSHRRFVADDAEELLASLATWFANHDDATLPDATFRELAERTTREE, encoded by the coding sequence GTGGACTCCGAAGACGACGACCGACGCCAGTCGGACGCGCGACGGAGCGCGCCGATATCGCGCGGCGTCCTTGAACCCGCGGACCTCGACATCGAAGCGGACGACCACGTCCGAAAGCGCGGCGAACACTCGTTCGTCGTCACAAGCGACGACGACGGAACGAATCAGACGAAGACGTCCGTCACCGACGAGGACGGCCCGCGGTTCGAGGTCGAACTCACCGCGTCGGTCGACGGCCGCGTCTCCCACCGGCGTTTCGTCGCCGACGACGCCGAGGAGTTGCTCGCGTCGCTTGCGACGTGGTTTGCGAACCACGACGACGCGACGCTTCCGGACGCAACGTTTCGAGAACTGGCAGAACGAACGACACGAGAGGAGTAG
- a CDS encoding archaellin/type IV pilin N-terminal domain-containing protein — protein sequence MLPFNKSNDRGQVGIETLIIFIAMILVAAVAAGVLINTAGFLQNQATATSQDSSEQVSNQVLVASAVGDVGADDDGNPAITDLHFTVMQSPGAGEIDMGDATVEFIGPDGKTTLLHGGEDITNVEGDEFSVSELKGESTVPVLTSKSDRFEVGISLDTNGGPEVLGEGSSATVRFVTQSGSQYTYIVNVPESLSSAEGSSVEV from the coding sequence ATGCTACCGTTCAACAAATCCAACGACCGAGGTCAGGTCGGTATCGAGACCCTGATCATCTTCATCGCCATGATTCTCGTGGCGGCAGTCGCCGCCGGTGTTCTCATCAACACCGCCGGCTTCCTGCAAAACCAAGCAACGGCAACCAGTCAAGATTCCAGCGAACAAGTGTCGAACCAGGTGCTCGTCGCCAGTGCTGTTGGTGACGTCGGCGCGGACGATGACGGCAATCCCGCAATCACCGATCTCCACTTCACGGTCATGCAGTCGCCCGGTGCAGGGGAGATTGACATGGGCGACGCCACCGTCGAATTTATCGGCCCAGACGGGAAGACCACGCTTCTGCACGGTGGGGAGGATATCACCAATGTAGAGGGTGATGAATTCAGCGTTAGCGAGTTGAAGGGCGAGAGCACCGTTCCCGTCCTCACGTCCAAGTCGGACCGGTTCGAGGTCGGTATTTCCCTCGACACGAATGGTGGACCAGAGGTCCTCGGAGAGGGTAGCAGCGCGACGGTCCGCTTCGTTACGCAGTCCGGCAGCCAGTACACGTACATCGTGAACGTGCCGGAATCCCTCAGCAGCGCAGAAGGTTCGTCCGTCGAAGTCTAA